The Zingiber officinale cultivar Zhangliang chromosome 10A, Zo_v1.1, whole genome shotgun sequence genome contains a region encoding:
- the LOC122028247 gene encoding homeobox-leucine zipper protein ATHB-13-like isoform X1 — MSCINGMGTPSFFSPNYLLQVQPRHEEPPQQDLTAAVAPTILRKRAMPLSGIRINGEEAAKPEDDELSDDGAQAGEKKRRLSTEQVRALEQSFELQGNKLESERKLQLANALGMHPRQVAIWFQNRRARWKTKQLEKDYELLKIQFDAFKSQNETLKQHKKKLQSEILALKGREKAQGLLINLNKVTEGSCGNRSESSSDMINLQDINSRTSVSESLQLHPHQSLNLFERYCNKNDENVVEDGNLSSLLCSVEDHDQPFWPWSDLHNFH; from the exons ATGTCCTGCATCAATGGTATGGGCACACCCTCCTTTTTCTCCCCAAATTATCTGCTACAAGTCCAACCACGCCATGAAGAACCCCCCCAGCAAGACCTCACCG CAGCGGTGGCTCCGACGATACTGCGGAAGAGAGCCATGCCCTTATCAGGAATCAGAATTAACGGCGAAGAGGCCGCGAAGCCGGAGGATGATGAGCTCTCTGATGACGGCGCGCAAGCaggggagaagaagaggagactcAGCACGGAACAGGTGAGGGCACTGGAGCAGAGCTTTGAGCTGCAGGGGAACAAGCTGGAGTCGGAGAGGAAACTGCAGCTGGCCAACGCTCTTGGGATGCACCCGAGGCAGGTAGCCATCTGGTTCCAGAACAGGAGGGCCAGGTGGAAGACCAAGCAGCTGGAGAAGGACTATGAGCTTCTCAAGATCCAATTCGATGCCTTCAAATCACAGAATGAGACCCTCAAACAACACAAGAAGAAGCTGCAATCCGAG ATTTTGGCTCTCAAAGGTAGGGAAAAGGCACAAGGACTGCTCATCAATCTCAATAAAGTAACTGAAGGTTCTTGCGGCAACAGGAGCGAGAGCAGCTCTGACATGATCAACTTGCAGGACATTAATTCAAGGACATCAGTCAGCGAGAGCCTTCAGCTTCATCCGCACCAAAGCTTGAATCTGTTTGAACGATATTGCAACAAGAATGATGAAAATGTCGTGGAGGATGGAAACCTTAGTAGCTTATTGTGCAGCGTCGAGGATCACGACCAACCCTTTTGGCCATGGTCAGACCTTCACAACTTCCATTGA
- the LOC122028247 gene encoding homeobox-leucine zipper protein ATHB-13-like isoform X2, translating into MSCINGMGTPSFFSPNYLLQVQPRHEEPPQQDLTAVAPTILRKRAMPLSGIRINGEEAAKPEDDELSDDGAQAGEKKRRLSTEQVRALEQSFELQGNKLESERKLQLANALGMHPRQVAIWFQNRRARWKTKQLEKDYELLKIQFDAFKSQNETLKQHKKKLQSEILALKGREKAQGLLINLNKVTEGSCGNRSESSSDMINLQDINSRTSVSESLQLHPHQSLNLFERYCNKNDENVVEDGNLSSLLCSVEDHDQPFWPWSDLHNFH; encoded by the exons ATGTCCTGCATCAATGGTATGGGCACACCCTCCTTTTTCTCCCCAAATTATCTGCTACAAGTCCAACCACGCCATGAAGAACCCCCCCAGCAAGACCTCACCG CGGTGGCTCCGACGATACTGCGGAAGAGAGCCATGCCCTTATCAGGAATCAGAATTAACGGCGAAGAGGCCGCGAAGCCGGAGGATGATGAGCTCTCTGATGACGGCGCGCAAGCaggggagaagaagaggagactcAGCACGGAACAGGTGAGGGCACTGGAGCAGAGCTTTGAGCTGCAGGGGAACAAGCTGGAGTCGGAGAGGAAACTGCAGCTGGCCAACGCTCTTGGGATGCACCCGAGGCAGGTAGCCATCTGGTTCCAGAACAGGAGGGCCAGGTGGAAGACCAAGCAGCTGGAGAAGGACTATGAGCTTCTCAAGATCCAATTCGATGCCTTCAAATCACAGAATGAGACCCTCAAACAACACAAGAAGAAGCTGCAATCCGAG ATTTTGGCTCTCAAAGGTAGGGAAAAGGCACAAGGACTGCTCATCAATCTCAATAAAGTAACTGAAGGTTCTTGCGGCAACAGGAGCGAGAGCAGCTCTGACATGATCAACTTGCAGGACATTAATTCAAGGACATCAGTCAGCGAGAGCCTTCAGCTTCATCCGCACCAAAGCTTGAATCTGTTTGAACGATATTGCAACAAGAATGATGAAAATGTCGTGGAGGATGGAAACCTTAGTAGCTTATTGTGCAGCGTCGAGGATCACGACCAACCCTTTTGGCCATGGTCAGACCTTCACAACTTCCATTGA